A DNA window from Leishmania donovani BPK282A1 complete genome, chromosome 25 contains the following coding sequences:
- a CDS encoding protein kinase, putative, which yields MVQTLYVDPTLSSAAVTSHSSYYATPVSQGGGNDDEGQAHRLCERAGGPATHASAHSVALTQSSSCTCRSRASSQSNWPTPPPPLPHAAPSSSSSVSSSYSDEDVEDETNEKDPRNYAEDVTKKYPIFTEAYAEKFRRDATPFMRVVEAASAMSRTSSPTGSVSGPPQQEKQFVLYDTYLYERTLGKGTFSKVVLGIAPPSSPALATQISGDVPARVALKVFRDKEEYIEACWDEFTILNSICVDPPSVAPEEVAAAAAAGHRQGTTTSSPYISVRSVVMFTASTCGIKQQYFADQGRFLVPMGYVAHPVHPAIVFPVMGPTLLNVLNTIRQKSKEVTRASRHKRLRTEAQSGKSTCSDGAFSTMPRQFSATAVTVDMGASGDAQQPLPPLTQEQPQQQQQRRRRVYYRGLPLPLLKAVLYQVLTFLQFIHCRGVVHTDLKPENVLFESSKVLSVDVGIYYTHYLRRNSDTVAKRMPSAAETKKRSNDDCKLHSSSLEQRAHRHEQMAFTLSSPPPSSNRSVAAVTGAAAEGEGLKAGPMEAARSAGEGAASMSSTGLSIVPVDVTPSQKGDLTLAHYVRVPMPVMNSVRVVDLGAAQFLSTFRDHSLIPGYAHVPVSYNPIQTSHYRSPEVLLGFGWNTSADIFSLGCMIPELLTGECLFMPNHTMEHLAMMQHVIGTFHDKDGIRSGTATNLRSVFACDMRTFRHYFTLQPNNRDFDLKWPVSKSMVHEQEKQQRFASAASGKTEDDGLEPLEETLPGDIDYVTRMPTLDDILAPLPDLLDLTRRMLCYHPFKRITAEEAMQHPFFRNI from the coding sequence ATGGTGCAGACGCTCTACGTAGACCCCACTCTCAGCAGTGCGGCAGTGACCAGCCACAGTTCCTACTACGCGACACCGGTGTCGCAGGGCGGCGGCAATGACGACGAGGGGCAGGCACACCGGCTGTGCGAGCGTGCCGGTGGCCCGGCGACGCACGCCTCGGCACATTCCGTGGCGCTCACGCAAAGCTCCTCCTGCACATGTCGATCACGTGCGAGCAGCCAGAGCAACTggcccaccccacctccgcCCCTGCCAcatgcggcgccgtcctcgtcgtcgtcggtcTCGTCCTCCTacagcgacgaggatgtGGAGGACGAGACGAACGAAAAGGACCCGCGCAACTACGCCGAGGATGTGACGAAGAAGTACCCAATATTCACGGAGGCCTACGCGGAGAAGTTCCGCCGCGACGCGACGCCGTTCATGCGCGTGGTCGaggccgcctcggcgatgTCGCGGACCTCCTCACCGACGGGTAGCGTCAGCGGCCCCCCGCAACAAGAGAAGCAGTTTGTGCTCTACGACACATACCTGTACGAGCGCACGCTCGGCAAAGGGACCTTCTCGAAGGTGGTGCTCGGCATcgcaccgccgtcttcgccggcgctggccaCTCAAATCTCCGGTGACGTCCCGGCGCGGGTGGCGCTGAAGGTGTTCCGCGACAAGGAGGAGTACATCGAGGCGTGCTGGGACGAGTTCACCATCCTCAACTCCATCTGCGTCGACCCACCCTCGGTAGCGCCGGAGGaagtcgcagcggcggcggcggcggggcacCGTCAGGGCACGACGACCTCATCGCCGTACATCTCCGTCCGCTCCGTTGTCATgttcaccgcctccacgtGCGGTATCAAACAGCAGTACTTTGCTGATCAAGGCCGCTTCCTCGTGCCCATGGGGTACGTTGCGCATCCGGTGCACCCGGCCATCGTCTTTCCTGTGATGGGCCCGACACTTCTGAACGTGCTGAACACCATCCGGCAGAAGAGCAAGGAGGTGACACGCGCGTCTCGGCACAAGCGGCTGCGCACTGAGGCGCAGTCGGGGAagagcacctgcagcgacggcgccttctccacgATGCCACGACAGTTTTCTGCAACGGCAGTGACCGTGGACATGGGCGCCAGCGGGGACGCACAGCAGCCATTGCCGCCACTCACACAGgagcaaccgcagcagcagcagcagcggcggcggcgtgtgTACTACCGgggcctccctctcccgctccTCAAGGCGGTGCTGTATCAGGTGCTGACCTTCCTGCAGTTTATccactgccgcggcgtcgtgcacACAGACCTGAAGCCGGAAAATGTTCTCTTCGAGTCCTCCAAGGTGCTCTCCGTCGACGTCGGCATCTACTATACCCACTACCTCCGCCGCAACAGCGACACCGTTGCCAAACGCatgccctccgccgccgaGACCAAAAAGCGGTCGAATGACGACTGCAAGCTCCACAGCTCCTCCCTCGAGCAGCGGGCACACCGGCATGAGCAGATGGCCTTcaccctctcctcgcctccACCGTCATCGaaccgcagcgtcgccgccgtcacgggcgcagcggcggagggggaggggctcaAAGCTGGTCCGATGGAAGCGGCGCGTTCGGCGGGCGAAGGGGCGGCGTCGATGTCGTCGACGGGCCTCAGCATCGTGCCCGTCGACGTGACCCCGTCCCAAAAGGGCGACTTGACACTGGCGCACTACGTGAGGGTGCCAATGCCGGTGATGAACAGCGTGCGTGTCGTCGAcctcggcgcagcgcagtTTCTCTCCACCTTCCGCGACCACAGCCTTATCCCAGGCTACGCGCACGTTCCGGTCAGCTACAACCCGATCCAGACCTCCCACTATCGCAGCCCTGAGGTACTGCTGGGCTTTGGCTGGAACACCTCGGCGGACATCTTCTCCCTGGGATGCATGATCCCGGAGCTGCTCACAGGCGAGTGTCTGTTCATGCCGAACCACACGATGGAGCACCTGGCCATGATGCAGCACGTCATCGGAACCTTTCACGACAAGGACGGCATCCGCAGCGGGACGGCGACAAACCTGCGCAGTGTCTTCGCATGCGACATGCGCACCTTCCGCCACTATTTCACCCTCCAGCCGAATAACCGAGACTTTGACCTCAAGTGGCCTGTATCGAAAAGCATGGTGCATgagcaggagaagcagcagcgcttcgcgTCAGCGGCAAGCGGAAAGACGGAGGATGATGGACTGGAGCCGCTCGAGGAGACGCTTCCGGGGGACATCGACTACGTGACTCGCATGCCAACTCTTGATGATATCCTCGCCCCGCTGCCAGACCTGCTGGACCTGACGCGGCGCATGCTTTGCTACCACCCATTCAAGCGCATCACAGCAGAGGAGGCCATGCAGCATCCCTTCTTCCGGAACATTTAG